The following are from one region of the Anomaloglossus baeobatrachus isolate aAnoBae1 chromosome 1, aAnoBae1.hap1, whole genome shotgun sequence genome:
- the LOC142246828 gene encoding olfactory receptor 6B1-like: MESTNKTEITEFYLCGFPSLLELQIIIFIFFLLIYILTISENVIIVTTIQLHRKLQKPMYFFLSNLAFLEICYISVTVPNLLVSVLTEKKTISFSGCMTQLFFFISLMCTECVLLAVMAFDRYVAVCLPLRYVTIMSHELCVQLALSSWVSGFTITIIKVYFISKLSFCGPNVINHFFCDISPVLNLACIDMSLAELVDFILALVILLIPLLVTAISYICIIFSILKITSSIGRQKAFSTCASHLTVVTIFFSTTLFIYARPKKAKSVDANKLISLLYAVITPMINPFIYCLRNKEIWDILTKYLCHKTNLPNIFSMCNNK, encoded by the coding sequence ATGGAGTCTACAAATAAAACTGAAATAACAGAATTTTACCTTTGTGGATTTCCTTCTTTGCTTGAGCTACAGATTATCATTTTTATATTCTTCCTACTAATTTACATCCTGACTATATCTGAAAACGTGATTATTGTCACCACCATACAACTTCATCGTAAGCTGCAGAAGCCTATGTATTTCTTCCTTAGCAACTTGGCCTTCCTAGAGATTTGTTACATCTCAGTCACAGTTCCTAATCTATTAGTAAGTGTCCTGACAGAGAAGAAAACCATCTCTTTTTCGGGGTGTATGACCCAGCTCTTCTTTTTCATTTCTCTTATGTGCACAGAATGCGTTCTCTTGGCAGTAATGGCGTTTGACAGGTACGTTGCTGTTTGCCTCCCGTTACGCTACGTTACAATTATGAGTCACGAGCTTTGTGTCCAGTTGGCTTTGTCCTCATGGGTATCGGGATTTACAATCACCATTATAAAGGTTTATTTTATATCTAAATTATCATTTTGTGGTCCAAACGTCATCAACCATTTTTTCTGTGACATCTCTCCAGTTCTGAACCTCGCATGTATCGACATGTCATTAGCAGAGCTGGTGGACTTCATTCTAGCGCTGGTTATTCTCCTCATTCCATTATTGGTGACCGCTATTTCCTATATTTGCATCATTTTCTCAATTTTAAAAATAACATCATCTATTGGAAGACAAAAGGCATTTTCCACGTGCGCCTCTCACCTAACAGTGGTCACCATATTTTTTTCCACAACACTTTTTATATATGCACGGCCAAAAAAAGCCAAGTCAGTGGATGCAAATAAGCTGATCTCGCTTTTGTATGCGGTTATTACTCCCATGATTAACCCTTTTATCTACTGTCTACGAAACAAAGAAATCTGGGACATCTTAACAAAATATCTGTGTCACAAAACAAATTTACCAAACATATTTTCTATGTGTAATAATAAATAG